Below is a genomic region from Biomphalaria glabrata chromosome 3, xgBioGlab47.1, whole genome shotgun sequence.
CGTCCAGACATGTTGATGTAGAAGATTTTTACCGAATCGACTGACTGAACGACGCGGGCACACTTCTATTTATACTGACGACGCGCTTGGCTCACTCAACGTGGCGGACGTCGATTGTCATTGGTTACTCCTCGCACTACAGTCCACTAATGGGAACCAATCAGGTTGTAGCTTCAGGGCGCTTACATTCACGAATGAATCACTACCGTACCAAAGAACTACTCTACCtttcccctccctccctctcatccaaacaacaacaaaaatagttCTCCCACTCCCACCCGAATAGGAAGAGTTCTTTCTCAACGATTTATACCCATCAAACGTAGTTTTCAATATAATGTTATTCGTATCTTGTTGCAAAACACCAAcaagtttaattttgttttgtctctaataaaacattgtaacttttaataaatagatatatgGGTCTATTAGAAGGAAATGCCATAGAGGGGcagcaaaaaaatatacaacGCCAACAACGGTATGtgtacgtttttgtttttttttcttttaccactCATGCAAAATGTATACATATTATAGCTACGGTGGTGGCAATAAATTATATAACGTCAACTCAAAAGCTAATTTAGGAATATGTGTTGGTCCTAAAAAGGACCGTTGATAGCTGGTTTGGGGCAAAGAGGGAGGAGTTTGTTTAAGCACGCTCACCACGAATACGTCTGGCAAGCTGGATGTCTTTGGGCATGATTGTGACACGCTTGGCGTGGATGGCACACAAGTTGGTATCTTCAAAGAGACCGACAAGGTAAGCCTCGCTAGCCTCTTGGAGAGCCATAACTGCAGAGCTCTGGAAGCGCAGGTCAGTCTTGAAATCTTGAGCGATCTCACGGACCAAACGTTGGAATGGCAGTTTGCGGATCAGAAGCTCAGTGCTCTTCTGGTAACGACGGATTTCTCTCAGGGCGACAGTGCCGGGCCTGTAACGATGGGGCTTCTTAACACCTCCGGTAGCTGGTGCTGATTTCCTTGCAGCCTTTGTGGCCAGCTGTTTACGT
It encodes:
- the LOC129925336 gene encoding histone H3 gives rise to the protein MARTKQTARKSTGGKAPRKQLATKAARKSAPATGGVKKPHRYRPGTVALREIRRYQKSTELLIRKLPFQRLVREIAQDFKTDLRFQSSAVMALQEASEAYLVGLFEDTNLCAIHAKRVTIMPKDIQLARRIRGERA